From the Carya illinoinensis cultivar Pawnee chromosome 4, C.illinoinensisPawnee_v1, whole genome shotgun sequence genome, one window contains:
- the LOC122306689 gene encoding transport protein particle 20 kDa subunit-like isoform X1, whose translation MHFQAEESEVPMATTACFIIVSRNDIPIYETELGSAAKREDAAQLHQFVLHAALDVVQDLAWTTSAMFLKAIDRFNDLVVSVYVTAGHTRFMLLHDSRSDDGIKSFFQEVHELYIKTLLNPLYLPGSRITSSHFDTKVRGLGRKYL comes from the exons ATGCATTTTCAAGCGGAGGAATCGGAG GTACCGATGGCAACCACGGCTTGTTTTATCATTGTGAGCAGAAATGACATCCCTATATATGAAACTGAACTCGGATCAGCTGCTAAA AGAGAAGATGCTGCTCAGCTGCATCAGTTCGTATTACATGCAGCTTTGGATGTTGTTCAGGACCTTGCATGGACTACAAGTGCCAT GTTCTTAAAAGCAATCGACAGATTTAATGATTTGGTGGTTTCGGTATATGTTACAGCTGGTC ATACACGATTTATGCTGCTTCACGACTCTCGTAGCGATGATGGAATTAAGAGCTTTTTCCAAGAGGTTCATGAGCTTTATATTAAG ACTCTTCTTAATCCCCTATACTTGCCTGGTTCTCGCATTACATCATCGCACTTTGATACAAAAGTTCGTGGCCTTGGACGAAAATATCTGTAG
- the LOC122306689 gene encoding trafficking protein particle complex subunit 2-like isoform X2, translating to MATTACFIIVSRNDIPIYETELGSAAKREDAAQLHQFVLHAALDVVQDLAWTTSAMFLKAIDRFNDLVVSVYVTAGHTRFMLLHDSRSDDGIKSFFQEVHELYIKTLLNPLYLPGSRITSSHFDTKVRGLGRKYL from the exons ATGGCAACCACGGCTTGTTTTATCATTGTGAGCAGAAATGACATCCCTATATATGAAACTGAACTCGGATCAGCTGCTAAA AGAGAAGATGCTGCTCAGCTGCATCAGTTCGTATTACATGCAGCTTTGGATGTTGTTCAGGACCTTGCATGGACTACAAGTGCCAT GTTCTTAAAAGCAATCGACAGATTTAATGATTTGGTGGTTTCGGTATATGTTACAGCTGGTC ATACACGATTTATGCTGCTTCACGACTCTCGTAGCGATGATGGAATTAAGAGCTTTTTCCAAGAGGTTCATGAGCTTTATATTAAG ACTCTTCTTAATCCCCTATACTTGCCTGGTTCTCGCATTACATCATCGCACTTTGATACAAAAGTTCGTGGCCTTGGACGAAAATATCTGTAG
- the LOC122307110 gene encoding filament-like plant protein isoform X1, translated as MDRRSWLWRRKSSEKSSGEIESSGSISSHSERFSDEQAYPTQSTQSPEVTSIAASNDEEVNDSLKTLTEKLSAALLNISAKEDLVKQHAKVAEEAVSGWEKSENELLALKQQLEAAKKKNLGLEDRAYHLDGALKECVRQLRQAREEQELNITEIVGKKTREWESTKSELERQLVELQVQLQAAKSATTASENPDFQLKLEAAKKENSALKLELLSRLEEIEIRIMERDLSTQAAETASKQHLESIKKVAKLEAECRRLKAMARKAFPGNDHKSLTSSVCVESFADSQSDCGERLLAVEVDMRKISGLEPNECEPSCSDSWVSTLISEPNPFKNEKVVRRNLMVPSVEINLMDDFLEMERLVAMPDTESGICCLETAPALDQANASEIHIKAELEAMIHRTAELEEKLEKLEEEKEEFKMALTESQKQFETSQSQLEEAEVKLVELQTQLALLDKLKRAADQEVKASQTKQETAESQFRIIEAEVKTLLFKVGSLEEEVEKEHALSVENVAKYQKLEDEFLRTKREAEIHREAELQRLASNSDEVMIKQEELAVAASKFAECQKTIASLGQQLKSLATLEDFLTDSETPLELIGEGTQGLKNSREPLKLQFSERGDGTRLSKGGTERESSFSLNPTIAFEKTQNGFGKFFPRSKSVSRNENQ; from the exons ATGGACCGGCGGAGCTGGCTATGGCGAAGAAAGTCTTCAGAGAAGAGTTCCGGAGAGATTGAGAGCTCAGGATCGATATCTTCTCATTCTGAAAGATTCTCTGATGAGCAG GCATATCCAACCCAAAGTACTCAATCGCCTGAAGTCACTTCTATAGCTGCAAGCAATGATGAAGAAGTTAATGATAGCCTGAAGACCTTAACGGAAAAATTATCTGCTGCTCTTCTAAACATTAGCGCCAAAGAAGACTTGGTAAAGCAGCATGCCAAAGTTGCAGAAGAAGCTGTCTCAG GCTGGGAGAAGTCTGAAAATGAATTACTGGCTTTAAAGCAGCAACTTGAGGCTGCCAAGAAGAAGAACTTAGGACTTGAAGATCGTGCATATCACCTTGACGGAGCACTGAAGGAATGTGTGAGGCAGCTTAGACAGGCCAGAGAGGAACAAGAGCTGAATATCACTGAAATTGTTGGAAAGAAAACTCGTGAATGGGAATCTACAAAGTCTGAGCTTGAGAGGCAGCTTGTTGAACTTCAGGTACAACTTCAGGCTGCTAAATCTGCAACTACTGCCTCAGAAAATCCTGATTTTCAGCTAAAGCTTGAGGCTGCAAAAAAAGAGAATTCTGCCCTCAAACTTGAGCTCCTTTCTCGACTGGAGGAGATAGAAATCAGGATTATGGAGAGAGACTTGAGCACGCAAGCTGCTGAAACAGCCAGCAAACAACATTTAGAGAGCATTAAGAAGGTGGCTAAACTTGAAGCTGAGTGCCGCAGGCTAAAAGCCATGGCTCGTAAAGCTTTCCCTGGTAATGATCACAAGTCCCTTACTTCCTCTGTTTGTGTAGAATCTTTTGCAGATAGCCAGTCAGACTGTGGGGAAAGGCTACTGGCAGTTGAAGTTGATATGCGCAAAATTAGTGGCTTGGAGCCTAACGAATGTGAACCAAGCTGTTCTGACTCATGGGTATCCACTCTAATCTCAGAACCTAATCCATTTAAGAACGAGAAAGTTGTCAGAAGAAACCTTATGGTCCCTTCAGTAGAAATCAATCTCATGGATGATTTTCTTGAAATGGAAAGGCTTGTGGCAATGCCGGATACAGAAAGCGGAATCTGTTGCCTTGAGACAGCGCCTGCTTTGGATCAAGCTAATGCTAGTGAAATCCATATAAAAGCTGAACTTGAGGCCATGATTCACAGGACTGCGGAACTGGAGGAAAAGTTGGAGAAGCTAGAGGAGGAAAAAGAGGAATTCAAGATGGCTTTAACTGAATCCCAAAAGCAGTTTGAGACATCACAGAGTCAGCTAGAGGAAGCAGAGGTGAAATTGGTAGAGCTGCAGACTCAGTTAGCTCTTCTAGACAAATTAAAGCGGGCTGCAGATCAAGAAGTAAAGGCCAGCCAAACAAAGCAGGAAACGGCGGAGTCACAATTCAGAATCATTGAAGCTGAGGTCAAAACCttgctttttaaagttggttcattagaggaggaggttgagaagGAGCATGCTTTGTCTGTTGAAAATGTGGCCAAGTATCAGAAATTGGAGGATGAATTTTTAAGAACGAAAAGAGAAGCTGAGATCCACCGTGAAGCAGAGCTACAGCGACTGGCAAGCAATAGCGATGAAGTGATGATAAAACAG GAGGAGCTTGCAGTGGCAGCAAGTAAATTTGCTGAGTGCCAGAAAACAATTGCATCGCTAGGCCAGCAGTTGAAGTCTCTTGCGACACTGGAAGACTTCCTGACTGACTCTGAGACGCCACTGGAACTCATTGGTGAGGGAACTCAGGGTCTCAAAAATAGTAGGGAACCACTGAAATTGCAATTTAGTGAAAGGGGTGATGGTACAAGACTTTCAAAGGGTGGTACCGAAAGGGAGTCATCATTCTCACTGAACCCAACCATTGCTTTCGAAAAGACCCAAAATGGCTTTGGGAAGTTTTTCCCTAGAAGTAAGAGTGTGAGTCGGAATGAAAATCAGTGA
- the LOC122307110 gene encoding filament-like plant protein isoform X2, with protein MAKLHAYPTQSTQSPEVTSIAASNDEEVNDSLKTLTEKLSAALLNISAKEDLVKQHAKVAEEAVSGWEKSENELLALKQQLEAAKKKNLGLEDRAYHLDGALKECVRQLRQAREEQELNITEIVGKKTREWESTKSELERQLVELQVQLQAAKSATTASENPDFQLKLEAAKKENSALKLELLSRLEEIEIRIMERDLSTQAAETASKQHLESIKKVAKLEAECRRLKAMARKAFPGNDHKSLTSSVCVESFADSQSDCGERLLAVEVDMRKISGLEPNECEPSCSDSWVSTLISEPNPFKNEKVVRRNLMVPSVEINLMDDFLEMERLVAMPDTESGICCLETAPALDQANASEIHIKAELEAMIHRTAELEEKLEKLEEEKEEFKMALTESQKQFETSQSQLEEAEVKLVELQTQLALLDKLKRAADQEVKASQTKQETAESQFRIIEAEVKTLLFKVGSLEEEVEKEHALSVENVAKYQKLEDEFLRTKREAEIHREAELQRLASNSDEVMIKQEELAVAASKFAECQKTIASLGQQLKSLATLEDFLTDSETPLELIGEGTQGLKNSREPLKLQFSERGDGTRLSKGGTERESSFSLNPTIAFEKTQNGFGKFFPRSKSVSRNENQ; from the exons ATGGCTAAATTACAT GCATATCCAACCCAAAGTACTCAATCGCCTGAAGTCACTTCTATAGCTGCAAGCAATGATGAAGAAGTTAATGATAGCCTGAAGACCTTAACGGAAAAATTATCTGCTGCTCTTCTAAACATTAGCGCCAAAGAAGACTTGGTAAAGCAGCATGCCAAAGTTGCAGAAGAAGCTGTCTCAG GCTGGGAGAAGTCTGAAAATGAATTACTGGCTTTAAAGCAGCAACTTGAGGCTGCCAAGAAGAAGAACTTAGGACTTGAAGATCGTGCATATCACCTTGACGGAGCACTGAAGGAATGTGTGAGGCAGCTTAGACAGGCCAGAGAGGAACAAGAGCTGAATATCACTGAAATTGTTGGAAAGAAAACTCGTGAATGGGAATCTACAAAGTCTGAGCTTGAGAGGCAGCTTGTTGAACTTCAGGTACAACTTCAGGCTGCTAAATCTGCAACTACTGCCTCAGAAAATCCTGATTTTCAGCTAAAGCTTGAGGCTGCAAAAAAAGAGAATTCTGCCCTCAAACTTGAGCTCCTTTCTCGACTGGAGGAGATAGAAATCAGGATTATGGAGAGAGACTTGAGCACGCAAGCTGCTGAAACAGCCAGCAAACAACATTTAGAGAGCATTAAGAAGGTGGCTAAACTTGAAGCTGAGTGCCGCAGGCTAAAAGCCATGGCTCGTAAAGCTTTCCCTGGTAATGATCACAAGTCCCTTACTTCCTCTGTTTGTGTAGAATCTTTTGCAGATAGCCAGTCAGACTGTGGGGAAAGGCTACTGGCAGTTGAAGTTGATATGCGCAAAATTAGTGGCTTGGAGCCTAACGAATGTGAACCAAGCTGTTCTGACTCATGGGTATCCACTCTAATCTCAGAACCTAATCCATTTAAGAACGAGAAAGTTGTCAGAAGAAACCTTATGGTCCCTTCAGTAGAAATCAATCTCATGGATGATTTTCTTGAAATGGAAAGGCTTGTGGCAATGCCGGATACAGAAAGCGGAATCTGTTGCCTTGAGACAGCGCCTGCTTTGGATCAAGCTAATGCTAGTGAAATCCATATAAAAGCTGAACTTGAGGCCATGATTCACAGGACTGCGGAACTGGAGGAAAAGTTGGAGAAGCTAGAGGAGGAAAAAGAGGAATTCAAGATGGCTTTAACTGAATCCCAAAAGCAGTTTGAGACATCACAGAGTCAGCTAGAGGAAGCAGAGGTGAAATTGGTAGAGCTGCAGACTCAGTTAGCTCTTCTAGACAAATTAAAGCGGGCTGCAGATCAAGAAGTAAAGGCCAGCCAAACAAAGCAGGAAACGGCGGAGTCACAATTCAGAATCATTGAAGCTGAGGTCAAAACCttgctttttaaagttggttcattagaggaggaggttgagaagGAGCATGCTTTGTCTGTTGAAAATGTGGCCAAGTATCAGAAATTGGAGGATGAATTTTTAAGAACGAAAAGAGAAGCTGAGATCCACCGTGAAGCAGAGCTACAGCGACTGGCAAGCAATAGCGATGAAGTGATGATAAAACAG GAGGAGCTTGCAGTGGCAGCAAGTAAATTTGCTGAGTGCCAGAAAACAATTGCATCGCTAGGCCAGCAGTTGAAGTCTCTTGCGACACTGGAAGACTTCCTGACTGACTCTGAGACGCCACTGGAACTCATTGGTGAGGGAACTCAGGGTCTCAAAAATAGTAGGGAACCACTGAAATTGCAATTTAGTGAAAGGGGTGATGGTACAAGACTTTCAAAGGGTGGTACCGAAAGGGAGTCATCATTCTCACTGAACCCAACCATTGCTTTCGAAAAGACCCAAAATGGCTTTGGGAAGTTTTTCCCTAGAAGTAAGAGTGTGAGTCGGAATGAAAATCAGTGA
- the LOC122307111 gene encoding fatty acid amide hydrolase-like isoform X1, producing MKPPKRAYSGKMGLFGEEKVVYKPVEEFDVGPKSDHVYVRANVKAPRMAGLVVKIFVWFLESRIFGTLLLFMLKRNNLIHKFITNAELGEPPLYVPLHPFEDVKEQEVKCIDSDLSPPEKVQQAINCLPNSSGKILNGSKSSFHPWTILDYSRAYISGEVTPRMVAERFIAAVHESSNPPLQMSFFINYNVDDIVKQATESTLRYKRGQQISVLDGVLIAIKDEIDCAPYPTTGGTKWLHKVRSCIDDACCVKRLRLCGAILVGKTNMHELGAGTSGINPHYGATRNPYDINKISGGSSSGSAAVVAAGLCPVALGVDGGGSVRMPAALCGVVGLKPTFGRIPHSGVLPLNWTVGMVGILAGTIEDAFIVYAAMSGQLPCDQSNCSILPKLHFPLLNSSKPIADIKLAKYAEWFNDCSDEIRVSCSQSLDKLKQHYGWKIVEVTIPEIEAMRLAHYSTIGSECSTALSSHLEKLNPAELGWDARVALSVYGSFSSKEYIQAQKMRSRQMQIHMKIFAQADVIVSPTIGVTAYPIKDDALETGELDYVNGAALVRFSIAGNFLGLPAVTVPVGYDKLGLPIGLQFIGRPWSEPTLIHIASAMQALCKSNYRKPEVFYNLLNRD from the exons AT GAAACCACCCAAAAGAGCATATTCTGGGAAAATGGGTTTGTTCGGGGAGGAAAAAGTTGTCTACAAGCCGGTGGAGGAGTTTGATGTTGGTCCTAAGAGTGATCATGTCTATGTCCGAGCCAATGTTAAAG CTCCTAGAATGGCTGGACTTGTGGTGAAGATTTTCGTCTGGTTTCTTGAGTCAAGGATCTTCGGGACGTTGTTGCTGTTCATGTTGAAGAGAAACAATCTAATTCACAAG TTCATAACGAATGCAGAGCTAGGGGAGCCACCTCTCTATGTTCCCCTACATCCTTTTGAAG ATGTGAAAGAACAGGAAGTCAAATGCATAGATTCTgatttatctccacctgaaaaaGTTCAGCAGGCAATTAATTGTTTGCCTAATTCTTCGGGAAAAATACTAAATGGTTCAAAATCTTCTTTCCATCCCTGGACAATATTGGACTATTCAAGAGCCTATATATCTGGAGAAGTAACTCCTCGGATG GTTGCAGAGAGATTTATAGCTGCTGTACATGAATCTTCTAATCCTCCACTGCAGATGTCATTCTTCATCAACTATAATGTTGATGATATCGTAAAGCAAGCAACTGAATCTACTCTTCGGTATAAACGAG GACAACAAATATCAGTTCTAGATGGAGTCCTGATTGCTATAAAGGATGAAATAGATTGTGCTCCATATCCTACAACAG GAGGAACAAAGTGGCTACACAAAGTAAGATCCTGTATAGATGATGCATGTTGTGTTAAGCGCCTCAGATTATGTGGTGCcatacttgttgggaaaaccaATATGCATGAACTTGGGGCTGGAACAAGTGGCATAAATCCTCACTATGG GGCTACTAGAAATCCATATGATATCAACAAGATCTCTGGAGGTTCTTCTAGCGGATCTGCTGCAGTAGTGGCTGCAGGATTGTGCCCTGTTGCCCTCGGTGTTGATGGTGGAG GATCTGTGCGAATGCCTGCAGCTCTCTGTGGTGTTGTTGGCTTGAAACCAACTTTTGGGCGCATACCTCACTCTGG TGTTCTTCCACTGAACTGGACAGTTGGGATGGTTGGAATCTTAGCAGGCACGATTGAGGATGCGTTTATTGT ttatgcAGCTATGAGTGGACAGCTTCCATGCGATCAATCCAACTGCTCTATACTT CCCAAATTGCATTTTCCTCTGCTGAACTCATCTAAGCCTATCGCTGACATCAAATTGGCAAAGTATGCAGAG TGGTTTAATGATTGCAGTGATGAAATCAGAGTATCCTGTTCTCAATCTCTAGACAAGCTTAAGCAGCACTACGGTTGGAAG ATTGTAGAGGTGACTATACCAGAGATAGAAGCAATGCGCCTGGCACATTACTCAACAATTGGATCTGAGTGCAGTACTGCCCTTAGTTCTCATCTAGAAAAGCT GAATCCTGCAGAATTAGGATGGGATGCAAGGGTAGCACTTAGCGTATATGGTTCTTTCAGCAGCAAGGAGTATATACAGGCACAAAAAATGAG GAGCCGCCAGATGCAGattcatatgaaaatatttgCCCAGGCTGATGTCATTGTTTCACCAACGATAGG TGTTACTGCATACCCAATAAAGGATGATGCTCTAGAGACTGGTGAACTCGACTATGTAAACGGAG CTGCACTAGTTCGATTTTCGATAGCAGGGAATTTCTTAGGATTGCCGGCGGTGACTGTTCCG GTTGGATATGACAAACTGGGTTTGCCAATTGGCCTTCAGTTTATTGGGCGGCCATGGTCTGAACCAACATTAATCCACATAGCATCAGCTATGCAG GCCCTCTGCAAGTCAAACTACAGAAAGCCAGAGGTTTTCTATAATCTTCTCAACAGGGATTAA
- the LOC122307111 gene encoding fatty acid amide hydrolase-like isoform X2: MGLFGEEKVVYKPVEEFDVGPKSDHVYVRANVKAPRMAGLVVKIFVWFLESRIFGTLLLFMLKRNNLIHKFITNAELGEPPLYVPLHPFEDVKEQEVKCIDSDLSPPEKVQQAINCLPNSSGKILNGSKSSFHPWTILDYSRAYISGEVTPRMVAERFIAAVHESSNPPLQMSFFINYNVDDIVKQATESTLRYKRGQQISVLDGVLIAIKDEIDCAPYPTTGGTKWLHKVRSCIDDACCVKRLRLCGAILVGKTNMHELGAGTSGINPHYGATRNPYDINKISGGSSSGSAAVVAAGLCPVALGVDGGGSVRMPAALCGVVGLKPTFGRIPHSGVLPLNWTVGMVGILAGTIEDAFIVYAAMSGQLPCDQSNCSILPKLHFPLLNSSKPIADIKLAKYAEWFNDCSDEIRVSCSQSLDKLKQHYGWKIVEVTIPEIEAMRLAHYSTIGSECSTALSSHLEKLNPAELGWDARVALSVYGSFSSKEYIQAQKMRSRQMQIHMKIFAQADVIVSPTIGVTAYPIKDDALETGELDYVNGAALVRFSIAGNFLGLPAVTVPVGYDKLGLPIGLQFIGRPWSEPTLIHIASAMQALCKSNYRKPEVFYNLLNRD; encoded by the exons ATGGGTTTGTTCGGGGAGGAAAAAGTTGTCTACAAGCCGGTGGAGGAGTTTGATGTTGGTCCTAAGAGTGATCATGTCTATGTCCGAGCCAATGTTAAAG CTCCTAGAATGGCTGGACTTGTGGTGAAGATTTTCGTCTGGTTTCTTGAGTCAAGGATCTTCGGGACGTTGTTGCTGTTCATGTTGAAGAGAAACAATCTAATTCACAAG TTCATAACGAATGCAGAGCTAGGGGAGCCACCTCTCTATGTTCCCCTACATCCTTTTGAAG ATGTGAAAGAACAGGAAGTCAAATGCATAGATTCTgatttatctccacctgaaaaaGTTCAGCAGGCAATTAATTGTTTGCCTAATTCTTCGGGAAAAATACTAAATGGTTCAAAATCTTCTTTCCATCCCTGGACAATATTGGACTATTCAAGAGCCTATATATCTGGAGAAGTAACTCCTCGGATG GTTGCAGAGAGATTTATAGCTGCTGTACATGAATCTTCTAATCCTCCACTGCAGATGTCATTCTTCATCAACTATAATGTTGATGATATCGTAAAGCAAGCAACTGAATCTACTCTTCGGTATAAACGAG GACAACAAATATCAGTTCTAGATGGAGTCCTGATTGCTATAAAGGATGAAATAGATTGTGCTCCATATCCTACAACAG GAGGAACAAAGTGGCTACACAAAGTAAGATCCTGTATAGATGATGCATGTTGTGTTAAGCGCCTCAGATTATGTGGTGCcatacttgttgggaaaaccaATATGCATGAACTTGGGGCTGGAACAAGTGGCATAAATCCTCACTATGG GGCTACTAGAAATCCATATGATATCAACAAGATCTCTGGAGGTTCTTCTAGCGGATCTGCTGCAGTAGTGGCTGCAGGATTGTGCCCTGTTGCCCTCGGTGTTGATGGTGGAG GATCTGTGCGAATGCCTGCAGCTCTCTGTGGTGTTGTTGGCTTGAAACCAACTTTTGGGCGCATACCTCACTCTGG TGTTCTTCCACTGAACTGGACAGTTGGGATGGTTGGAATCTTAGCAGGCACGATTGAGGATGCGTTTATTGT ttatgcAGCTATGAGTGGACAGCTTCCATGCGATCAATCCAACTGCTCTATACTT CCCAAATTGCATTTTCCTCTGCTGAACTCATCTAAGCCTATCGCTGACATCAAATTGGCAAAGTATGCAGAG TGGTTTAATGATTGCAGTGATGAAATCAGAGTATCCTGTTCTCAATCTCTAGACAAGCTTAAGCAGCACTACGGTTGGAAG ATTGTAGAGGTGACTATACCAGAGATAGAAGCAATGCGCCTGGCACATTACTCAACAATTGGATCTGAGTGCAGTACTGCCCTTAGTTCTCATCTAGAAAAGCT GAATCCTGCAGAATTAGGATGGGATGCAAGGGTAGCACTTAGCGTATATGGTTCTTTCAGCAGCAAGGAGTATATACAGGCACAAAAAATGAG GAGCCGCCAGATGCAGattcatatgaaaatatttgCCCAGGCTGATGTCATTGTTTCACCAACGATAGG TGTTACTGCATACCCAATAAAGGATGATGCTCTAGAGACTGGTGAACTCGACTATGTAAACGGAG CTGCACTAGTTCGATTTTCGATAGCAGGGAATTTCTTAGGATTGCCGGCGGTGACTGTTCCG GTTGGATATGACAAACTGGGTTTGCCAATTGGCCTTCAGTTTATTGGGCGGCCATGGTCTGAACCAACATTAATCCACATAGCATCAGCTATGCAG GCCCTCTGCAAGTCAAACTACAGAAAGCCAGAGGTTTTCTATAATCTTCTCAACAGGGATTAA
- the LOC122307111 gene encoding fatty acid amide hydrolase-like isoform X3: protein MKPPKRAYSGKMGLFGEEKVVYKPVEEFDVGPKSDHVYVRANVKAPRMAGLVVKIFVWFLESRIFGTLLLFMLKRNNLIHKFITNAELGEPPLYVPLHPFEDVKEQEVKCIDSDLSPPEKVQQAINCLPNSSGKILNGSKSSFHPWTILDYSRAYISGEVTPRMVAERFIAAVHESSNPPLQMSFFINYNVDDIVKQATESTLRYKRGQQISVLDGVLIAIKDEIDCAPYPTTGGTKWLHKVRSCIDDACCVKRLRLCGAILVGKTNMHELGAGTSGINPHYGATRNPYDINKISGGSSSGSAAVVAAGLCPVALGVDGGGSVRMPAALCGVVGLKPTFGRIPHSGVLPLNWTVGMVGILAGTIEDAFIVYAAMSGQLPCDQSNCSILPKLHFPLLNSSKPIADIKLAKYAEWFNDCSDEIRVSCSQSLDKLKQHYGWKIVEVTIPEIEAMRLAHYSTIGSECSTALSSHLEKLNPAELGWDARVALSVYGSFSSKEYIQAQKMRSRQMQIHMKIFAQADVIVSPTIGLDMTNWVCQLAFSLLGGHGLNQH from the exons AT GAAACCACCCAAAAGAGCATATTCTGGGAAAATGGGTTTGTTCGGGGAGGAAAAAGTTGTCTACAAGCCGGTGGAGGAGTTTGATGTTGGTCCTAAGAGTGATCATGTCTATGTCCGAGCCAATGTTAAAG CTCCTAGAATGGCTGGACTTGTGGTGAAGATTTTCGTCTGGTTTCTTGAGTCAAGGATCTTCGGGACGTTGTTGCTGTTCATGTTGAAGAGAAACAATCTAATTCACAAG TTCATAACGAATGCAGAGCTAGGGGAGCCACCTCTCTATGTTCCCCTACATCCTTTTGAAG ATGTGAAAGAACAGGAAGTCAAATGCATAGATTCTgatttatctccacctgaaaaaGTTCAGCAGGCAATTAATTGTTTGCCTAATTCTTCGGGAAAAATACTAAATGGTTCAAAATCTTCTTTCCATCCCTGGACAATATTGGACTATTCAAGAGCCTATATATCTGGAGAAGTAACTCCTCGGATG GTTGCAGAGAGATTTATAGCTGCTGTACATGAATCTTCTAATCCTCCACTGCAGATGTCATTCTTCATCAACTATAATGTTGATGATATCGTAAAGCAAGCAACTGAATCTACTCTTCGGTATAAACGAG GACAACAAATATCAGTTCTAGATGGAGTCCTGATTGCTATAAAGGATGAAATAGATTGTGCTCCATATCCTACAACAG GAGGAACAAAGTGGCTACACAAAGTAAGATCCTGTATAGATGATGCATGTTGTGTTAAGCGCCTCAGATTATGTGGTGCcatacttgttgggaaaaccaATATGCATGAACTTGGGGCTGGAACAAGTGGCATAAATCCTCACTATGG GGCTACTAGAAATCCATATGATATCAACAAGATCTCTGGAGGTTCTTCTAGCGGATCTGCTGCAGTAGTGGCTGCAGGATTGTGCCCTGTTGCCCTCGGTGTTGATGGTGGAG GATCTGTGCGAATGCCTGCAGCTCTCTGTGGTGTTGTTGGCTTGAAACCAACTTTTGGGCGCATACCTCACTCTGG TGTTCTTCCACTGAACTGGACAGTTGGGATGGTTGGAATCTTAGCAGGCACGATTGAGGATGCGTTTATTGT ttatgcAGCTATGAGTGGACAGCTTCCATGCGATCAATCCAACTGCTCTATACTT CCCAAATTGCATTTTCCTCTGCTGAACTCATCTAAGCCTATCGCTGACATCAAATTGGCAAAGTATGCAGAG TGGTTTAATGATTGCAGTGATGAAATCAGAGTATCCTGTTCTCAATCTCTAGACAAGCTTAAGCAGCACTACGGTTGGAAG ATTGTAGAGGTGACTATACCAGAGATAGAAGCAATGCGCCTGGCACATTACTCAACAATTGGATCTGAGTGCAGTACTGCCCTTAGTTCTCATCTAGAAAAGCT GAATCCTGCAGAATTAGGATGGGATGCAAGGGTAGCACTTAGCGTATATGGTTCTTTCAGCAGCAAGGAGTATATACAGGCACAAAAAATGAG GAGCCGCCAGATGCAGattcatatgaaaatatttgCCCAGGCTGATGTCATTGTTTCACCAACGATAGG GTTGGATATGACAAACTGGGTTTGCCAATTGGCCTTCAGTTTATTGGGCGGCCATGGTCTGAACCAACATTAA